A part of Patagioenas fasciata isolate bPatFas1 chromosome 30, bPatFas1.hap1, whole genome shotgun sequence genomic DNA contains:
- the S100A11 gene encoding protein S100-A11: MPTETERCIESLLAVFQRYAGREGDNCTLSKKEFLAFMNTELAAFTKNQKDPAVLDRMMKKLDLNSDGQLDFQEFLNLIGGIAVACHDTLVVKAPAH, encoded by the exons ATG CCCACGGAGACCGAACGCTGCATCGAGTCGCTGCTGGCCGTCTTCCAGCGGTATGCAGGGCGCGAAGGGGACAACTGCACGCTCTCCAAGAAGGAGTTCCTGGCTTTCATGAACACTGAGCTGGCTGCCTTCACCAAG AATCAGAAGGACCCAGCTGTCTTGGACAGGATGATGAAGAAACTCGATTTAAACAGCGATGGGCAGCTGGACTTCCAGGAGTTCCTGAACCTCATTGGGGGCATCGCGGTGGCCTGCCATGATACCCTGGTGGTTAAGGCCCCTGCCCACTAG